The following coding sequences lie in one Thermosulfuriphilus ammonigenes genomic window:
- a CDS encoding GNAT family N-acetyltransferase: MVSQAKEARLSFRRAQREDLGKIVELSKEAFAAYGPYGRIVARWFEEPTVATFVLEREEEFLGFGMIGPFIWFPWLPVAELMAIALIPQARGQGLGKVLLDMLEKEARKQRLLALRLHTGTGNRRAIALFRKAGYRTLRVIKTYYPSGLDALEMWKKLWSVSEPPS; this comes from the coding sequence ATGGTTTCCCAAGCCAAAGAAGCACGACTTTCTTTCCGGCGGGCCCAGAGAGAGGATCTGGGGAAAATCGTCGAACTCTCAAAAGAGGCCTTTGCCGCCTATGGCCCTTATGGCCGGATCGTTGCCCGCTGGTTTGAGGAGCCGACAGTAGCCACCTTTGTCCTTGAAAGAGAAGAAGAGTTTCTGGGTTTCGGAATGATCGGTCCCTTTATCTGGTTCCCCTGGCTCCCGGTGGCAGAGCTTATGGCCATCGCCCTGATCCCTCAGGCTAGAGGTCAGGGTCTGGGCAAAGTCCTTTTGGATATGCTGGAGAAAGAAGCCCGCAAGCAGCGACTTTTGGCCCTAAGGCTTCACACCGGAACAGGCAACCGGCGGGCCATTGCCCTCTTTCGGAAGGCCGGCTACCGGACTCTCAGGGTGATAAAGACCTACTATCCCAGTGGCCTTGACGCCTTGGAGATGTGGAAGAAGCTCTGGTCTGTCTCCGAGCCTCCCTCTTAG
- a CDS encoding DEAD/DEAH box helicase: MEAEARSRLLLEPLGRPFDAFSLDEKLKLNLKRIGLKRTTIFQDFCLPHILAEDEELLVEAPRGSGKATAYLLGSLQYLLRHEGRALILTPQEKRARSLAQEAETLAEDTGISTLFFGGSKEELSFQMKELEKGARLIISTPRWLTKIFKWRLLDPSSIRLLVVDEPEAMLKELSIVEGLRPQKIMVFLNQVSYEAVSWAYRLLQRPFELFWGRRPRRPGELRFRLYHVSQKEKFALLLELLKEMGRRRVIIFTANELVAKALSGDLKRHGFLTLCLLPESQPRQRLELIRRFNSQRAAILVTTDESVPYLDLLKTRCLINYDLPATADEFLLRIGSLPSGAQVINLCDETGAFSLEEIEKALGEKMTVVWARPKREARRQTRASSTSPRRQGHWDSRSLSP; encoded by the coding sequence ATGGAGGCAGAGGCACGGAGCAGACTTCTCCTTGAACCTCTGGGGCGTCCCTTTGACGCCTTCTCTTTAGACGAAAAGCTTAAGCTTAACCTTAAGCGCATAGGGCTTAAGCGGACCACCATTTTTCAAGATTTTTGTCTTCCCCATATTCTGGCTGAGGATGAAGAGCTTCTTGTTGAAGCCCCCCGCGGAAGTGGCAAGGCCACGGCCTATCTTCTGGGCAGCCTTCAATACCTCTTGAGACACGAGGGGCGGGCCTTGATCCTCACCCCTCAGGAAAAAAGGGCTCGGTCTCTGGCTCAGGAGGCCGAGACCCTGGCTGAGGACACGGGGATATCGACTCTTTTTTTCGGGGGGAGCAAAGAAGAGCTCTCTTTTCAAATGAAAGAGCTAGAAAAGGGGGCCCGTTTGATTATCTCCACTCCCCGGTGGCTGACCAAAATATTCAAATGGCGGCTCCTTGACCCCTCCTCCATAAGGCTTCTGGTGGTGGATGAGCCAGAGGCTATGCTCAAGGAGCTTTCCATCGTGGAAGGGTTACGCCCCCAAAAAATTATGGTCTTCCTTAACCAAGTCTCTTACGAGGCGGTCTCTTGGGCCTATCGTCTCCTGCAACGACCTTTTGAGCTCTTCTGGGGAAGACGGCCCCGGCGGCCAGGTGAGCTTCGGTTTCGTCTCTATCATGTGAGTCAGAAGGAAAAGTTCGCTCTGCTCCTTGAACTCCTCAAAGAAATGGGGCGGAGACGAGTAATTATCTTTACGGCCAATGAACTGGTAGCTAAGGCCCTCTCCGGGGATCTAAAGCGACATGGTTTCCTGACTCTCTGTCTGCTGCCGGAGTCCCAGCCTCGGCAAAGGCTTGAGCTTATCCGTCGCTTTAACAGCCAGCGGGCTGCCATTTTGGTGACTACTGACGAGTCCGTTCCCTACCTAGACCTCCTTAAGACCCGGTGCCTTATCAACTATGATCTTCCGGCCACCGCCGATGAATTCCTGCTTCGGATCGGCTCCCTGCCTTCTGGGGCGCAGGTAATAAATCTCTGTGATGAGACCGGGGCCTTTAGCCTGGAGGAGATAGAAAAGGCCCTCGGCGAGAAAATGACCGTTGTCTGGGCCAGGCCTAAGAGGGAGGCTCGGAGACAGACCAGAGCTTCTTCCACATCTCCAAGGCGTCAAGGCCACTGGGATAGTAGGTCTTTATCACCCTGA
- a CDS encoding slipin family protein, translating to MPISFSFLFLLLVLFLFSALKILNEYERGVVFRLGRVIGAKGPGLVIIIPLIDKMRKVDLRTVTLDVPPQEVITKDNVSVKVSAVVYFRVIDANKAVIEVEDYFFATSQLAQTTLRSICGQAELDELLSEREKLNSKIQAILDQDTEPWGVKVSKVEIKEIDLPDEMKRAMAKQAEAERERRSKIINAEGELQASKKLAEAARILSESPASIQLRYLQTLREVASENNSTTLFPIPIDLFRPFIEGTVDKVRAREVDKDGGRGTEQTSP from the coding sequence ATGCCTATTTCTTTTTCTTTCTTGTTTCTCCTTCTGGTTCTTTTTCTTTTCAGTGCCCTTAAGATCCTTAATGAGTACGAACGGGGAGTGGTCTTCAGGTTGGGAAGGGTAATCGGGGCTAAAGGACCAGGGCTGGTGATTATCATTCCCCTGATCGATAAGATGCGTAAAGTGGACCTTCGTACCGTTACCCTGGATGTTCCTCCCCAGGAGGTCATTACCAAGGATAACGTTTCTGTGAAAGTTAGTGCTGTGGTTTATTTTCGGGTAATTGACGCCAACAAGGCCGTCATTGAGGTGGAGGATTACTTCTTTGCCACTAGCCAGCTGGCTCAGACTACCTTGAGGAGCATCTGCGGGCAGGCGGAGCTGGATGAGCTCCTTTCGGAGAGAGAAAAGCTTAACTCTAAGATTCAGGCCATCCTCGACCAGGATACCGAACCGTGGGGGGTTAAGGTAAGCAAGGTAGAGATCAAAGAGATCGACCTCCCCGACGAGATGAAACGGGCCATGGCCAAACAGGCCGAGGCCGAGAGAGAGAGACGTTCTAAAATTATCAATGCCGAGGGCGAACTGCAGGCCTCCAAGAAGCTGGCCGAGGCGGCTCGCATCCTCTCCGAGAGTCCGGCTTCCATCCAGTTGCGCTATCTTCAAACCTTGAGGGAGGTGGCCTCTGAGAATAACTCAACCACCCTTTTCCCTATTCCTATTGATCTCTTTCGCCCTTTCATAGAAGGGACCGTGGACAAGGTCAGAGCAAGGGAGGTGGACAAAGATGGAGGCAGAGGCACGGAGCAGACTTCTCCTTGA
- a CDS encoding NfeD family protein: MSSGFRSKFIGLILSFVFWASGLSWASSVYFVEIEGAIDPITSEFIASAIETAASSGGQALVIRLDTPGGLVSATREIIKTILNSPLPVVVYVAPSGARAASAGTLITLAAHIAAMAPGTNIGAAHPVSVGAAPREDQKMAEKAVNDLAALARTIATTRGRNAKWAEEAVRRSVSITEKEALRLKVIDLIARDLGDLLEKINGREVEVSGGRKIRLDTKSVSIVPIKEGLRERILRTISDPNIAYILMMIGLAGLYFELSNPGTILPGVVGALALTLAFFAFKALPVNYAGLLLILLAGVFFFLEIKIASFGLLALAGLIALTLGSLMLFSKAPGVGISWSVLWPTLIGVGFFLSVITYLAAKAVRSPPQTGPESLLGATGRVISDVGPDQGQIFIHGEIWEARSDHPIPAGRRVKVLAVEALTLKVEEAN; encoded by the coding sequence ATGTCTTCCGGCTTCAGGAGCAAATTTATTGGGTTGATTCTCTCTTTTGTCTTTTGGGCCTCCGGGCTCAGCTGGGCCTCTTCGGTCTATTTTGTAGAGATTGAGGGGGCTATTGACCCCATTACCAGCGAATTTATTGCTTCGGCCATAGAGACGGCGGCTTCCTCCGGTGGGCAGGCCCTGGTTATTCGTTTAGATACCCCGGGAGGTCTGGTCTCGGCCACCAGAGAAATTATCAAGACTATCCTCAACAGTCCGTTGCCGGTAGTTGTCTATGTCGCACCCTCCGGGGCCCGGGCGGCCTCTGCCGGAACCTTGATCACCCTGGCGGCCCATATTGCCGCTATGGCTCCGGGAACAAATATCGGGGCCGCTCATCCTGTTTCTGTGGGGGCTGCCCCCAGGGAGGATCAAAAAATGGCCGAGAAGGCCGTTAATGATTTGGCGGCCTTGGCCCGGACTATTGCCACCACCCGGGGGAGAAACGCCAAATGGGCTGAGGAAGCCGTGCGTCGAAGTGTATCCATTACAGAAAAAGAGGCCCTCAGACTTAAAGTCATCGATCTGATAGCCAGGGATCTAGGAGATCTCCTGGAGAAGATCAATGGACGTGAGGTGGAAGTCTCCGGGGGGCGGAAGATACGTTTAGACACCAAATCGGTGTCTATTGTCCCCATCAAAGAGGGGTTAAGAGAACGCATTCTCCGCACCATCAGTGACCCCAATATTGCCTATATACTGATGATGATAGGCCTGGCCGGTTTGTACTTCGAACTCTCTAACCCCGGAACCATCTTACCCGGTGTGGTGGGGGCTTTGGCCTTGACCCTGGCCTTCTTCGCCTTTAAAGCCCTGCCGGTTAACTACGCAGGTCTTCTCCTTATCCTCCTGGCCGGGGTTTTCTTTTTTCTGGAGATCAAGATTGCCAGTTTTGGCCTTTTGGCCCTGGCCGGGTTAATCGCCCTGACCCTCGGATCACTGATGCTTTTTTCCAAGGCCCCCGGGGTGGGAATTTCCTGGTCTGTCCTCTGGCCTACTTTGATTGGAGTAGGATTTTTCCTCTCGGTGATAACCTATCTGGCGGCCAAGGCCGTTCGCTCTCCTCCCCAAACTGGCCCGGAATCCCTTTTGGGAGCCACGGGGCGGGTGATAAGTGACGTCGGTCCCGATCAAGGTCAGATTTTTATCCATGGAGAGATCTGGGAGGCCCGAAGCGATCATCCCATACCTGCGGGCCGAAGAGTGAAGGTCTTGGCAGTAGAGGCCTTAACCCTTAAGGTTGAAGAAGCAAATTAA
- a CDS encoding uracil-DNA glycosylase, translating into MKDQDLISALETLITYYRELGFSRLPVGEPGGKAMDQTLRPKTMAEVRALVNDCQRCPLHQTRTNIVFGEGSESASLLLVGEAPGRDEDLQGRPFVGAAGQLLTRMLKAIDLQRSQVYIANVLKCRPPKNRNPRPEEIEACFPYLEMQIRVISPRVIACLGTFAAQTILKTREPIGRLRGRVFEAYGAQVVPTYHPAFLLYNPNFKRAAWEDLKLIRRLLDAETPFRT; encoded by the coding sequence ATGAAGGATCAGGATCTTATCTCCGCCCTAGAGACGCTGATAACTTACTATAGAGAACTTGGCTTCAGCCGTCTTCCTGTGGGGGAGCCAGGAGGTAAGGCTATGGATCAGACCCTTCGACCGAAAACCATGGCTGAAGTTCGGGCTCTGGTAAACGACTGCCAACGTTGTCCGCTCCATCAGACCAGAACCAACATTGTTTTCGGTGAAGGGAGCGAATCGGCTTCCCTCCTTTTGGTGGGAGAGGCTCCGGGACGAGATGAGGATCTTCAGGGGCGTCCCTTTGTGGGGGCTGCCGGGCAGCTTCTTACCCGGATGCTGAAGGCTATAGATCTTCAACGAAGCCAGGTCTATATTGCCAATGTTCTTAAGTGTCGACCGCCCAAAAACCGTAATCCCCGTCCAGAGGAAATTGAGGCCTGTTTCCCCTATTTGGAGATGCAAATCAGGGTTATTTCTCCTCGGGTGATAGCCTGTCTGGGGACCTTTGCCGCCCAGACCATTCTAAAGACCAGGGAACCCATTGGTCGGCTGCGGGGGCGTGTTTTTGAGGCCTACGGGGCCCAGGTCGTTCCCACCTATCATCCGGCCTTTCTCCTCTATAATCCAAACTTTAAAAGGGCCGCCTGGGAGGACTTAAAGCTCATAAGACGGCTTCTGGATGCTGAAACCCCTTTCCGAACTTGA
- a CDS encoding sigma-54-dependent transcriptional regulator — translation MENKRRILLVDDDLNILEVLKMRLELKGYEVVTASDPEEALALFEEGDFDVVITDQRMDKMTGQELMLECQKIDPTTQVILFTAYGTIEQAVATVKAGAFSYVTKPVDHHDLALKIEKAIEKRDLLRQLANLRQMVVEKFLFEDMVGESPKMKAVFRQIMAVAPTESTVAIYGESGTGKELVAKAIHIHSQRAKGPFVAVNCAAIPETLLEDELFGHVKGAFTGAVASKVGLFVQANRGTLFLDEVGEMSPTMQAKLLRVVETGEVRPLGSDQVKKVDVRLIVATKRDLQKMVKEGLFREDLYYRIHVVPIYLPPLRERKEDIPLLMRHFFKKFSEKMGKKIETIQPEVVDLFVSYHWPGNVRELENLVEYLTALAPGQVITKAMLANTPLVQERPPVEFRPLREAKDQFVRRYLEDLFKLTRGNVSQAARLAGYYRADFYKLFQKYGLDPKKYRQRREPLDVGKDLRKS, via the coding sequence ATGGAAAACAAAAGACGTATCCTGTTGGTTGATGATGATCTGAATATCCTTGAAGTTTTGAAGATGCGCCTGGAACTTAAGGGCTACGAGGTAGTCACGGCCAGCGATCCCGAGGAGGCCCTGGCCCTCTTTGAAGAAGGAGACTTTGACGTAGTTATCACCGATCAGCGAATGGATAAGATGACCGGGCAGGAGTTAATGCTTGAGTGCCAGAAGATCGATCCAACCACCCAGGTCATTCTCTTTACCGCCTATGGTACCATCGAGCAGGCCGTGGCTACGGTGAAGGCGGGGGCCTTCTCTTATGTTACCAAACCAGTGGATCATCATGATCTGGCCCTTAAGATCGAAAAGGCCATTGAAAAGCGCGATCTGCTTCGTCAGCTGGCCAATCTCCGCCAGATGGTGGTGGAGAAGTTTCTTTTTGAAGACATGGTGGGCGAGAGTCCCAAGATGAAGGCTGTGTTCCGGCAGATCATGGCCGTGGCTCCTACCGAAAGCACGGTGGCCATATATGGGGAGTCCGGTACAGGCAAGGAATTGGTAGCCAAAGCCATTCACATTCATAGTCAGCGGGCCAAGGGGCCCTTTGTGGCCGTAAACTGTGCGGCCATACCCGAGACCCTCCTGGAAGATGAACTCTTTGGTCACGTAAAGGGGGCCTTTACCGGAGCGGTAGCCTCCAAGGTAGGGCTCTTTGTTCAGGCCAATCGGGGGACCCTTTTTTTGGACGAAGTGGGAGAGATGAGCCCAACCATGCAGGCCAAACTCCTGCGGGTGGTAGAGACCGGCGAGGTGAGACCCCTGGGGAGCGATCAGGTTAAAAAAGTCGATGTCCGGCTTATTGTCGCCACCAAGAGGGATCTTCAAAAAATGGTCAAGGAAGGCCTTTTTCGGGAAGACCTCTATTATCGAATTCACGTGGTCCCTATTTATCTTCCTCCACTGCGGGAAAGGAAAGAAGACATCCCCTTGCTTATGAGGCACTTTTTTAAAAAATTTAGTGAAAAAATGGGCAAAAAGATAGAAACTATCCAGCCCGAGGTGGTGGATCTCTTCGTCTCTTACCATTGGCCAGGTAATGTGCGTGAACTGGAGAACTTGGTAGAATATCTTACGGCGCTGGCCCCCGGTCAGGTGATTACCAAGGCCATGTTGGCAAACACCCCCCTTGTCCAGGAAAGGCCTCCGGTGGAGTTCCGTCCTCTCCGGGAGGCCAAAGACCAATTCGTTAGACGCTATCTGGAAGATCTTTTCAAACTTACCCGGGGCAATGTCAGCCAGGCGGCCAGGTTGGCTGGATACTATCGGGCCGATTTTTACAAGCTCTTCCAAAAATATGGTCTTGATCCCAAAAAGTACCGTCAGCGACGTGAACCCCTTGATGTAGGCAAAGACCTGCGCAAGTCTTAA
- a CDS encoding HAMP domain-containing sensor histidine kinase gives MKSFFRHLNLYQKLCAGYIIFIFIAYLPCAVSLYSLIQLEDMAISLAREDVELTTTIEYLKGLLPSLEGESRRLVTLYKEDSYQTLRELIKDFRTHLVLIRDNGPPQARMNYRYLDQNLKDLQALANEVKRHLPVTPPTRLGPLEKQREEQVKELIDQMGLLLGKIEQSIRIDIRTKASQISRRTAQARKLTFIVFVFTLGLALLAPSLLYKYIKRPIDLLQKGTEAIGRGQFDYTITVQARDELGQLAQAFNRMTAQLRELDTLKSEFISVVSHELRTPLASMKEAADLLTEAEMGPLNERQRRLVEILNEGVGRLERFINDLLHLTRLEAKLVPVEKYPHDPLRLVREVCSTLRTVAEGKNIIIEVVSDQEFDPILMDFDRTFRALMNIVHNAIKFSPPGGQIKVYLNSYYDKHRVRWLRIGVVDSGQGIPPGERERIFNKFYQIQAMRHKDGCGLGLAIAKEVIVVQGGRIWVESPPQEDIAIVPGKGSVFWLELPYS, from the coding sequence ATGAAGTCTTTCTTCCGCCATCTCAATCTTTATCAGAAACTGTGCGCTGGGTATATCATCTTTATCTTCATCGCCTACCTTCCCTGCGCCGTTTCTCTATATTCTTTGATTCAGCTGGAAGATATGGCTATCAGCCTGGCCCGGGAGGATGTAGAGCTAACCACTACCATAGAATACTTGAAGGGTCTCCTACCCTCTCTGGAGGGTGAGAGCCGCCGCCTGGTCACTCTCTACAAGGAAGATTCCTACCAGACCCTTAGAGAGCTGATTAAAGACTTTAGGACCCACTTGGTTCTCATCAGAGACAATGGCCCCCCCCAGGCCCGAATGAATTATCGCTACCTGGATCAAAACCTCAAAGATTTGCAGGCCCTGGCCAATGAGGTAAAAAGACACCTTCCTGTCACCCCGCCCACACGATTAGGTCCACTGGAAAAACAGCGGGAAGAACAGGTCAAAGAGCTTATTGATCAGATGGGGCTTCTTCTGGGAAAGATAGAACAGTCCATCCGGATAGATATTCGCACCAAGGCCTCCCAGATCTCCCGGCGCACCGCCCAAGCCCGCAAGCTCACCTTCATTGTTTTCGTCTTCACCCTGGGGCTGGCCCTCCTGGCTCCTTCCCTCCTGTATAAATATATCAAGCGTCCCATAGACCTTCTCCAGAAGGGAACCGAAGCCATAGGCCGGGGCCAGTTCGATTATACCATCACCGTGCAAGCCAGGGATGAACTCGGCCAGCTGGCTCAGGCCTTCAATCGTATGACAGCCCAACTCCGGGAGCTAGACACCCTTAAATCGGAGTTCATATCTGTGGTCAGCCATGAGCTAAGGACACCCCTGGCCTCGATGAAGGAAGCCGCTGACTTGTTAACCGAGGCGGAGATGGGCCCCCTTAACGAAAGACAGCGCCGATTGGTAGAAATCCTCAATGAGGGGGTAGGGCGCCTTGAACGATTCATCAACGACCTCCTTCATCTTACCAGATTGGAAGCCAAACTTGTGCCCGTAGAGAAGTATCCCCATGATCCTCTGCGCCTGGTGCGGGAAGTCTGCAGCACCCTTCGGACAGTAGCCGAAGGGAAAAACATCATAATAGAGGTGGTTTCCGACCAAGAGTTTGACCCCATTCTGATGGATTTTGACCGAACCTTTCGAGCCCTGATGAACATCGTCCACAACGCCATTAAGTTTAGTCCCCCCGGAGGGCAGATAAAGGTTTATCTCAACAGTTATTATGATAAACATAGGGTAAGGTGGCTGAGGATTGGGGTGGTTGATAGCGGTCAGGGGATCCCTCCGGGTGAACGAGAACGGATCTTCAACAAATTTTATCAGATCCAGGCCATGCGCCACAAAGATGGCTGTGGTCTGGGGCTAGCCATTGCTAAGGAGGTTATCGTTGTTCAAGGAGGAAGAATTTGGGTAGAGAGTCCCCCGCAAGAAGATATCGCCATAGTCCCCGGAAAGGGTTCGGTTTTCTGGTTGGAGTTACCCTACTCTTAG
- a CDS encoding DUF465 domain-containing protein, with product MPDQSRPDPWSVAEELYLKGKKAKARKVLEELFNQRDYRCRAAFYLWVLYGEAQKYLTSLEDHQCLESLPAEIALLKRYQKVRQRLTDCQKEREKDRRFISSLKKEKVSLKEEINRLRFELEKLEEIRRDTEQRRLKTSH from the coding sequence ATGCCTGACCAGAGCAGACCTGATCCCTGGAGTGTGGCTGAGGAGCTATATCTTAAGGGTAAAAAGGCCAAGGCCCGCAAGGTACTAGAAGAGCTTTTCAACCAAAGGGATTACCGCTGTCGGGCAGCCTTCTACCTTTGGGTCCTTTACGGAGAGGCCCAAAAGTATCTTACCAGCCTTGAAGATCACCAGTGTCTTGAAAGCCTGCCGGCCGAAATAGCGCTCCTTAAAAGGTATCAGAAGGTTCGCCAGAGATTGACCGATTGTCAAAAAGAGAGGGAAAAAGACCGCCGTTTTATCTCCTCCCTCAAGAAGGAAAAAGTTTCACTTAAAGAGGAGATCAATCGGTTGCGCTTTGAGCTTGAAAAATTAGAGGAGATCCGACGGGATACCGAGCAACGTCGGCTAAAGACTTCCCACTAA